One genomic window of Musa acuminata AAA Group cultivar baxijiao unplaced genomic scaffold, Cavendish_Baxijiao_AAA HiC_scaffold_1137, whole genome shotgun sequence includes the following:
- the LOC135671023 gene encoding arabinosyltransferase XEG113-like isoform X1, with product MNVIFIQINTMLHGLSEEEFGPQIHFREYSFLQNTSVPKHVKESLLNVQLCDAHSKGCNISDGTTSRGFIQFPRNSTEQMYMQVFSQYKDIKVLHFSSMANAFQGFNDEAREVKFRNRMKRYVGMWCCVENRDPGHIYYDIYWDEKPEWKPEPPRTSQDDHPPWD from the exons ATTAATACTATGCTCCATGGCCTTTCTGAAGAAGAGTTTGGGCCACAAATTCATTTCAGGGAGTACTCATTCCTGCAGAATACATCAGTGCCCAAacat GTGAAGGAATCATTACTTAATGTTCAACTTTGTGATGCACATTCCAAAGGATGCAATATATCCGATGGAACAACTAGCCGTGGTTTCATCCAATTTCCCAGAAATAGCACTGAGCAGATG TACATGCAAGTATTCTCCCAGTACAAAGATATCAAAGTCTTGCACTTTTCATCCATGGCGAATGCCTTCCAAgggttcaatgatgag GCAAGAGAAGTAAAATTTAGAAATCGCATGAAGAGATATGTTGGAATGTGGTGTTGCGTAGAGAACCGTGACCCTGGCcacatatactatgacatataCTGGGATGAGAAACCAGAATGGAAACCTGAACCACCTCGAACTAGTCAAGATGATCATCCACCTTGGGATTGA
- the LOC135671023 gene encoding arabinosyltransferase XEG113-like isoform X2 gives MLHGLSEEEFGPQIHFREYSFLQNTSVPKHVKESLLNVQLCDAHSKGCNISDGTTSRGFIQFPRNSTEQMYMQVFSQYKDIKVLHFSSMANAFQGFNDEAREVKFRNRMKRYVGMWCCVENRDPGHIYYDIYWDEKPEWKPEPPRTSQDDHPPWD, from the exons ATGCTCCATGGCCTTTCTGAAGAAGAGTTTGGGCCACAAATTCATTTCAGGGAGTACTCATTCCTGCAGAATACATCAGTGCCCAAacat GTGAAGGAATCATTACTTAATGTTCAACTTTGTGATGCACATTCCAAAGGATGCAATATATCCGATGGAACAACTAGCCGTGGTTTCATCCAATTTCCCAGAAATAGCACTGAGCAGATG TACATGCAAGTATTCTCCCAGTACAAAGATATCAAAGTCTTGCACTTTTCATCCATGGCGAATGCCTTCCAAgggttcaatgatgag GCAAGAGAAGTAAAATTTAGAAATCGCATGAAGAGATATGTTGGAATGTGGTGTTGCGTAGAGAACCGTGACCCTGGCcacatatactatgacatataCTGGGATGAGAAACCAGAATGGAAACCTGAACCACCTCGAACTAGTCAAGATGATCATCCACCTTGGGATTGA